Below is a genomic region from Caulobacter rhizosphaerae.
ATGCTCCAGTTGTTGGCGTTTTCGGTGTGGTACTTCTCATTGCGAACGAAGTCGCCGCGGACGTAAGCGTTCAACTGATGCCGCGACCAGTTGGAATTGAGGGTCGCCGACGGCCGGGCGTGGAACGCCCAGTCGCTGACCGGGCCGTTCTCGACGGCGAAGACGTTGTCGCTGTTTTCGTTGTCGAGCTGAAGGCGTGGAAATACCGCGAATGCGCCAATCGAGGTGCCGAGCGCTTCATACTCAGGGTGCGGCCGGTCCAGAACCGCGACGCTGCGGTCCCGCGCGAACAGATCGGGGGTGCGAGCCTGGGCCGAATCGAGCGCCTGGCCGAACGAGGTCGTCGGACAGGCGCTCGCCGCGACGGCGAGAATGAAACAGGCCTTGGCGGCGTTCATCTTGATGTCAGTCGCCCGCATGCGGCCAAGTCCCTCGTTCCGGTCAGTCACTATTGCACCTTCGATTAGTTTTCTTGTCGGCCGTTAGGCCGCGCGGTAGTCCGAACCACCGCCGCCGCCCGTGCCGCCCGGAGCCGAAATCGGCGGACCGCCGGTAGGGCCGATCGCGCCGGGACCTTCCTGCACCTTGATGGCCGCCTGAACCTTGGCCAGCACCTCGGCGATGGCGGCGGCGATCGCGGGGGTCAGGGTTCCCGCGGCCTGCATGTTGGTCAAGGTAAGCTGCAACGCGCTCACGGCCGTGAGCGGTTCGACGCCGCTGGTGGCGATGGTCTGCTCCAGGGCCGTCACGATGACGGCCTGGGTCGCATCGGCCGGTAGCGACTTCGACTGAGCACTGGCTTCGGCGGCCAGCGCCGCGATCGCCAGGGCCGACGCCAGCGGGCCGGGATCCGGCGTCGGCGCTTGGGCGACAGCGATGAGCGGCGAGACTGCGAAGCCCATCGCCGCGGTGGCCGCCATCGCACGCATCGCGATGGCCACGAATGTATTTCTGTTCATTCCAAAGTCCCCCTAGCCGCGAAGCTCAGTTCGCGGCTCGTCGGCCCACCAGCAAAGGTGGCGCCAATCCCCTCTCGATAGTTGTAAGCCCGACTGCCGCAAAACGTGTAAAATCACGACCTGGGCGTTTACTATAACTTCAAAACCAGCGCAACATCCATGCGCAAGTAGAGAATATGAAGAATAATCGACTATTCTGCCGCTTTTGCGAGCATGCCGTGATCTCTCAGCGCCTCGTTGTGACCTGAGCGCTCGACCAAAGCAGCCGCCCACCGCCCGGCTGGATTGTGGATGGCGCGGACAAGATCGGGCCCGCCACTGTGATAGCGGGCAAAATTCCGCATTTCATCCACCGCCCGCGTTCTCAACGCGGGCGTCATTTCGGACCAGTGTTCGAAAATGAAACGCAGGCGCCAGCGCGTGACGTCCGGACCGAGCGGCGCGGCCCGATAGGATTTGTCGATATAGTCGAGGGCCTGGGCGTCCAGGGTCCGGGTTCCAAGCTGCCGCACATAGGCGCGCCGCAACCAGGCGTTCGCCGCGGCCGGGGCCTGCGCCAGCGCGGCCTGACTTTCCCGGTCGGCCTTGATGGTCTGCGGGTATTGCGCCAGGAGCGCCTGGTCCGCGCGCATCTCGTGGACGGGGGCGAGGTCGGGGCTGATCGTGTTTGGCCACATCAACCCCGCGGTGGTGACCGCCGCGCCGCCCGAAGCCGCAATCGCCAGACCGGCGATGGCGGCCGTTTTCAATGTCCTGCGCGTCATCCACGCCATCCCAGGCCTCTTCGTCGGTCGTTGCGTCGGCATCTGCGTCGCGCAATATTGCTACTCTATTATGATCGCGGGCTGGCGGCGGCGAGCAATTCATATTGCGGGCGCGGCCGTGCAGCCCAGCCCCTTGCTAAAGTCGGGCCTGTCTGCTTTTGAACAAGCTATCGCCACACCGCTATGGTTTCGACGGTCGGAAAGAGGATTTCGATAATGCGGCACTTCTTGCGTCTCTGCGCCATGAGCCTTGTTGTGGCCTTCGGAGGCGTCGCTTGCGCCCAGACACCCGCGGCCCCAGCGGCGACGGTTTCGGCCGCCGCCAGCCCGGACGCCACCGTCCGGACGGTGCCGGAATATCGGCTGGGCGTGGCCGACAAGGTGCGGGTCAATGTTTTCGGCGAGGAAGCGCTCACCGGTGAGTTTCTGGTCGGCGGCGGCGGCAAGGTCTCGCTGCCCTTGATCGGCGAGGTGCAGGCGGCCGGTCTGACGATCTCGCAATTCCAGCAAGAGATCAGCAACGAGCTTCGCAAAGGCTATATCAAGGAGCCGCGCGTCAGCGCCGAGGTCCTGAACTATCGCCCCTTCTACATCCTGGGCGAGGTGAACAAGCCTGGCGAATATCCCTACACTAACAATCTGACCGTCCTGAACGCGGTGGCCACGGCCGAGGGCTTCACCTACCGCGCCAACAAGCGCTCGGTCTTCATCAAGCGCGCCGAGGACCCGGCCGAGCAGTCCTATCCTCTGACGCCCCTGACCAAGGTCGCCCCCGGTGACACCATTCGGATCGGCGAGCGTTATTTCTGAGTTTTCAACATTTTAATTTTGGATCGTTACCCTTGCTCCGCACCAACGTCCCGCCCCGTCACGCGCCTGGTCGCTGTCGGGGCGAGCGCGTCTCGATGGGGTCATGACGAATTGGATAGGGGATGATCGGTAACTGGTTAGCGCGTCGCAAATCGTCGAACGCCGGCCCGATCGCCAGCGTGCCGCCCGACACGCTGGTGTGGACGGTCGGCGACATCCACGGACGGCTCGATCTTCTGCGCCCCCTGCTCAGCGCCGTGCTCGAAGATTTCGCCCGCAGCGCCCAGACGCGCAAGGTGCTGATCTTCCTTGGCGACTATGTGGACCGCGGCCCCGACTCCCAGGGGGTGATCGAGCTGCTGTGCCGTCTGGCCGACGGCGGCCCCGTGGAAACCATCTTCCTGCGCGGCAACCACGAAGACCGGATGGCGGCCTTTCTTGAGGATCCCGGCATCGGCCCGACCTGGTGCGACTATGGCGGGCGCGAGGCGCTTCGGTCGTACGGCGTGACGGCGCCGGCCGATCGTGCCGACAAGGACGCCTGGGCCGTCGCCTCGGCCGACTTCAACGCCGCCGTCAGCGATCGTCACCGAGCCTTTCTGCGTGACCTGAAGCTCAGCGCCAGCGTTGGCGATTATTTCTTCGTGCACGCCGGCGTGCGGCCGGGCGTGCCGCTGGGTCAGCAGTCCAGCCACGACATGATGTGGATCCGGCAGTCCTTCCTGGACGACAGCCGCGCCTTCGAGAAGATCATCGTGCACGGCCACACCCCGACCGACGACATCCAGTCCGACCACCGTCGCATTGGCCTGGACACCGGGGCCTACGCCACGGGCGTGCTGACCGCCGTGCGTCTCGAAGGCGAGGAGCGCGCGGCGCTGCAGACCGCCATGACCGGTTCGGGGGTGGAGCTCTGGCGCAGCGAGATCGAGACGACCAAGGGCGCCAAACGCTCGGCGCGATAACGACAGACAAGGCCGGCGGCCCGTAGCGCAAGCCGAAACCCTTTTTTTGCATCTTGTCCGCTACAGGTTGCCGGTAACGCCCCGGGGGACCTGCGCTTGCTCAAGGTTTTGACCTGCCTGACGACGGAGCATGATCTGCGCCTGGTGGTGGTCGCCGGCGTGATCTGCTTTGCCGCGTGCTTCACGGCCTTTCGCCTCTATTCCCGGATGCGCGGGGCCAGGGGCGTGGTGCGGGCCGCCTGGTTGCTGCTGACCGGATTGGTGTCGGGGTCGGGCGTGTGGGCCACCCACTTTATCGCCATGGTCGCCTACAGCCCCGGCCTGAAAACCGGCTACAGCCCCGCGGGCACCTTGCTGTCGCTGATGATCGCGGTGCTGTTCATGGCCGGCGGTTTCGCGGTGGCTTCGGCCCAGCGCTCGCGCACCAATGACCTTGCTGGCGGCCTGATCCTGGGCGTGGGCGTGGCCGCCATGCATTATACCGGCATGTCCGCCTTCGTGACCCAGGGCTTCGTGCAGTGGGAGCAGGCGACGATCGCCGCCTCGGTGCTGGCCGGCGTCGTCGGGGCGGCGGGCGCCCTGCAGTTGGCGGGACGTGCGCGCAGCTTGCTCAGGCAGCTAGGCGGCGGACTGCTCCTCACGCTGGGGATCTGCGCCCTGCACTTCATCGGCATGGGCGCGATCACCATCGTGCCCGACCCGTCGATCGACGTGCCCGACCAGATGCTGTCGGGCGGCGTGCTGACCCTGGCCGTAAGCTCGATCACCGGCATGATCATCCTGGGCGGCCTGGGCGCGGTGGCCATCGAATCCTCCACCAGCCGCTCGGCCCTGGACCGTATCCGCCGCCTGGCCAACGCCGCCTATGAGGGCATCGTCGTCGTCCAGGACGGCCGCATCAACGACGCCAACGCGGCGTTCTGCCAACTGGTCGGCCTGGAGCTGGACGCCCTGCTGCGCGCGCCGCTGTCGGATCTGCTGACCCTGGACAGCACCGCATCGATCCGCGAGGGCGAGCGGCGCGAGGGCTTGCTGCAACCCGCCGACGGCGGTCGCGCCATTCCGGTCGAAGTGTTCTCGCGCCTGATGGACGACGGCGCCCGACGCGAAACCTCGGGCCTGACCGTGCTGGCGGTGCGAGACCTGCGCGAGCGTCGCTCGGCCGAGGAAAAGATCCGCTACCTGGCCGAGCACGACGGCCTGACCGGCCTGCCCAACCGCAATTCGCTGCAGACCCGCCTGGCCGCGGCCCTGGACCGCGTCGAAGCTTCGGGCGAGAGTCTGTCGCTGATCTGCATCGACCTGGACCATTTCAAGGAAGCCAACGACCTGCACGGCCACTTGGCCGGCGACGCCCTGCTGGTCGAGGCCGCGCGCCGGCTGCAAGACAGCCTGACGGCCCCATCCTTCGCGGCTCGCCTCGGCGGCGACGAGTTCATCGTCGTCCAAGTGGCCGCTGGCGACCAGCCCGCGGCGGCCGCCGAACTGGCCGGCAGGCTGCTGGAGGCCCTGTCGGCGCCGGCCGTCCATGAAGGCCGGGAGCTGGCCATGGGCGCTAGCCTGGGCGTCTCGCTGTTCCCGCACGACGGCCGCACGGCCGAGGCGCTGCTGGCCAACGCCGACATGGCGCTGTATCGCGCCAAGGAAGGCGGCCGCGGCGCCTATCGCTTCTTCAAGCGGGAAATGGACGAGACGATCCGCGAACGCCGAACCTTGGCCCGCGAGCTGCGCCAGGCGATCATCGATGAGGCGCTGGTGGTCCATTACCAGCCGTTGGCCAGGGCCGCCGACGGCGAAGTCTGCGGTTTCGAAGCCCTGGTGCGCTGGAACCATCCGACCCGGGGCATGGTCCCGCCGCTGGAGTTCATCCCCGTCGCCGAGGAGAACGGCCTGATCGCTCAATTGGGCGAGTGGGTCCTGCGCCGGGCTTGCGCGGACGCGGCCAGTTGGGAGCGTCCGCTGCGCATCGCGGTGAACCTGTCGCCGCTGCAGCTGAACCAGCCGAACCTGCCCATACTCGTGCATGAAGTCCTGGTTCAGACCGGCTTGTCCCCCAAGCGATTGGAGCTCGAGGTCACCGAGAGCGCCCTGTTCAAGGACTATCAGCGGGCGCTCGACAATCTGCGCCGGCTCAAGGCCCTGGGCGTGCGGATCGCCATGGACGACTTCGGCACCGGGTTCTCGTCGCTGTCGACCCTGCAGTCGTTCCCGTTCGACAAGATCAAGATCGACAAGAGCTTCGTGGAGAACATCCATCGTCACGACCGCGCGACGGTGATCGTTCGCGCCGTGCTGGGCCTGGGCCGCAGCCTGGACATCCCGTGCGTGGCCGAGGGGGTGGAAACCCAGGAACAGATCGACTTCCTGCGGGGCGAGGACTGCGCCGAACTGCAGGGCTACGCCATCGGCCGGCCGGCTGCGGTCGACACCCTGTCCGCCTGGACCCTGGCGAGCAATGCCGCGGCAAGTCCGCCTTCCGTGGTGGCGGACGAGAAGGCGCGCAGGCGGAAACGCGCCTGATCCTGGAATTGGATCTCAAGCCGCTCCGCGTGGGAAGACCTAAGACGCTCGACGTCGGTTCAATCAGCGGATCAGGACAATGACGCCGAAGATCAGTGCGGCCCACACCGCCAAGCTGAAGGCGGCGCAGACGATCAGGGGCCATCGGATCTTGTACCGAGGCTGAGGCCGCCGAGCCGCCGCCAGAAACGGAGCGGCGTGCGTTTGAACGTTCGAGGGGCCGAACTTCATGCGTTTCCTCCCGCGCCCGGCCTTGATCGAGGGTCTCCGCCTCGCCGAGCCGTGTACGCCTACGGATAAGAGTCCCAGAATAGCTCCGGTGCAAGGCATACACACGCATAGGCAGCGGAAAAATGTGTCAAATCGCGCAATTTTCGCTGAAAGCGGGTCTCGCGCTGGCTAAGTGGGTCCTGATTTGCCAGGCGCCGCCCGAGCGGCGACCGACCCGCTTCAAGCTTGACCTTTGATCTAGCGTCTCCGACTCATCCCCCCCATCAGGCCGCGCATGATCTCGCGTCCGGCCTGATTGGCGATCGTGCGCAGTAACGAGGTGGCGAAGGCCTCGCCCATCGATTGGCGGTTGGAGGCGCGCGGACGCGGCGCGGCGCGAGACTCGCGCGCCTCCTCGCGTTCCCGCACTTTCTCGGCGGCGGCCCGCTGGCGCTCGGCTTCGGCCTGGGCGGCGGCGGTGTCCGCCTGCTGCTGGGCCTGGGCGGCGCGTCCTTGCAGGGTCTCGTAAGCCGAGGCGCGGTCCAGCGAAGTGTCGTAGAGGCCGGCGACCGGGCTCTTGGCGATCAGCGCCGCGCGCTCCTCGGGTGTCAGGGGCCCCAGGCGCGAGGCTGGCGGCCGGATCAGCGTCTTCTGCACGACGCAGGGCGCGCCCTTGGCGTCCAAGGTCGAGATCAGCGCCTCGCCGACCCCCAGGGCCTGAATCGTCTCGGCGGTGTCGAAGGCCGGATTGACCCGGAACGACTGGGCGGCGGCCTTCAGCCCCTTCTGATCGGCCGGGGTGTAAGCCCGCAGGGCGTGCTGCACCCGCGCGCCCAACTGGCCCAGCACCGCGTCGGGAATGTCGGCCGGATTCTGGGTGACGAAATAGATGCCCACGCCCTTGGAGCGGATCAGCCGGACGACCTGCTCGATCTTTTCCAGCAGCGGCTTTTCCGCATCGTTGAACAGCAGATGCGCCTCGTCGAAGAAGAACACCAGCTTGGGCTTTTCGGGATCGCCGACCTCGGGCAGTTCCTCGAACAGCTCCGACAGCAGCCAGAGCAGGAAGGTCGAATAGAGCTTGGGCGACTGGATCAGCTTGTCGGCCGCCAGCAGGTTGACATAGCCGCGGCCGGCCACATCGGTGCGCATCAGGTCGGCCAGCTTCAGGGCCGGCTCGCCGAAGAAGTTCTCGGCCCCCTGGCTCTGCAGGGTCAGCAGCTTGCGCTGGATCGCGCCCACCGTGGCCGGCGAGACGTTGCCGTACTGGGTGCCGATCTCGGCGGCGTGGTCGGCGACATATTTCAGCGCCGCCTGCAGGTCCTTCAGATCCAGCAGCAGCAGGCCGTCCTGGTCGGCGACGTGGAAGACCACGGTCAGCACGCCTTCCTGCACGTCATTCAGTTCGAGCAGTCGCGACAGCAGCAGCGGGCCCATCTCGGAGATGGTGGTGCGAATCGGGTGGCCCTTCTGGCCGAATAGGTCCCAGAACACCACAGGCGGGGCGGACGGCGTCAGGGTCAGCCCCATGGACGCGGCGCGAGCCAGCATCTTGTCGTTGGGGACCCCGATCGCGCCGACGCCCGAGAGGTCGCCCTTCACGTCGGCGGCGAACACCGGCACGCCGGCGTCGGAGAAGGCCTGGGCCATGACCTGCAGGGTGACCGTCTTGCCCGTTCCCGTCGCGCCCGCCACCACGCCGTGACGGTTGGATCGATCGAGACGCTGGGTCACCGGTCCGGCCGCCGCGCCTTCTTGGGCCAGTCCGATAAGGATTTCGCCGTCGCCGATCGTCAGGGTCATACGCAACGTCCTTTTGCCTTGAGAGCTTAAGCCTAGACCCGGCCTTGCGTCGCGCCAATCGCCTCGCGCAATGTGGCGCCAGTCTTTTACAGGCCGTTCGAGAAAGAGATCCCGCCGATGTCCATTCCTGCGTCGATCACCGGCCGCAACGCCCTGGTGTTCCTGGCGGTCATCGCGGGCGGCGCGACGCTGTACTGGATGCGCGGCATCCTCACGCCCCTGGCTATGGCGGTGTTCCTGGCGGTGATGATCGACAGTTTCGCGCGCGTGCTGGTCGAGCGCCTCCCAAGGTTCCCCAGGAACCTGGCCCTGCCGGCCGCCATCTTCCTGTCGATCGCCATGTTCGCGGCCGCGGTCTGGGTGGTCACCGCCAACGGCGCCAGCTTCGTCGGCCAGATCCGCGACTACGCGCCCCGCCTGAACGAGGTGATCGCCAAGGTCGCCTCGCTGGTCGGGATCAAGGTCGCGCCGACGATCGGCGACCTGATCAACCAGCTCAATCCCAGCAAATACGCCGGGGCGGCCGCGCAGAGCCTGCAGAACTTCGCCTCCAACGCCATACTGGTGCTGATCTATCTGGGCTTCATCATCGCCTCGCGGCGGGGGTTCAGTCGCAAGATCGTCGCGCTCTACCCGCATCATGCCGAGCGCGACGGGGCGGTCCAGCTGTTCCAGCGCATCCGCAACGGCGTCGAGCAGTACCTTTGGATCCAGACGGTCACCGGCCTGATGATCGCCGCGGCCGCTTGGGTGGTGATGATGCTGCTGCGCCTGGACAACGCCCTGTTCTGGGCCTTCCTGATCTTCGTGGCCGCCTACATCCCGATCATCGGCGGCGCGGTGGGCTGCATCCTGCCGCCGCTGTTCGCCCTGGTGCAGTTCCCCGACAGCTTCGTGCCGGCCGCGATCCTGTTCCTGGCGCTGCAGGGGATCTTCTTCGTGGTCGGCAACGTCATCTATCCGCGCATGCAGGGCGAAAGCCTGAACATCGACCCGACGGTCGTGCTGCTGTCGCTGGCGGTGTGGGGCGCGCTGTGGGGCGTGACCGGCATGTTCCTGTCCACCCCGCTGACCGTGGCCCTGATGCTGATCATGGCCCAGTTCGACGGGACGCGCTGGATCGCCATCCTGCTGTCGGAGGACGGCGATCCCAGCGGCTCGGGCCTGGACCGCAAACCGCCGGGCGGGCCGGCCAAGGCCCCGCCGGAGAAAAAAATCGGCGCGGCGCCGACTTCGCGACAGAAGTCGACCAAGGGGGCTTAACATCCCGAATGACCTTCCTATCTAGGTCCTGTCGGCAGCCCCCCATGCCGACCCCGCGCGACGCAGACCGATTTTCTGGAGCGTCCAATGCGGACTCGCCCGCCTCCCCCCCGGCGGGCCCGCGCCGCCGGTTCCCCCCAACCGGCGGCGCTTCCGCGTCCGCGGCCGGTGGGAGATCCTTCGGTAAGATATTCTGTGCTTTTCCCGAGCTACGGTTGAAACCGGGCCCGAAAGGGCTAGGTTGTCGCCAAAAATTCGCGAGGAAATCCCATGGTCGGTGAAAAACTTGACCCCAAGGCGACCGCCGCTCAGCCGGAAGGCTTGATCCGGGTCTTCGGCGCGGCGCTGGGGCAGGAGGCGCTGACCGAGGCGCAGACCCGGTTCGCCGCCCAGGTCCAGGAGGACTGGTCGGCCGAGGAGCTGCCGGGCTTCGATCCGGCCGACGTCGCCCACGCCCTGACGGAATTCTGGACCTTCGGCGAGACGGCGACGGATCCGCTGTCCATCCGCGTCCGCCCCGCGCGCCGGGCCGACGGGACCGACCTGAAGAGCGACCTGCTGGAAATCGTCCAGCCCGACCGCCCGTTCCTGGTCGACAGCATCATGGGCGCCGTCGCCGAGCACGGCTTTTCGGTTCGGGCCATGTTCCACCCGGTGATCGACACCCCTGCCGGCCGGCGGTCGATGATCCAGGTCTATCTGGCCCCGGTGGGCGAGGACCGCGAGGCCGCCCTGGTCGGCGCCGTTCGCGAGGCCCTGGCCGACGTCCAGCTGGCGGTCGACGACTTCGACGCCATGAAGGCCCTGATCCGCCGCTCGATCGAAGAGCTGCGCGCTTCGACGGCCCCGATCCCCGAAGGCGAGCGCGACGAGGGCCTGGCCTTCCTCGACTGGCTGGAGGGCGATCGCTTCGTGTTCCTGGGGGCGCGGGTCTACGACTATCCCCGTACGGCCGAGGGCGGCTATGCGGCCGAGGAGCCGCTGTACCAGCCCGAGGGCAGCCTGGGCGTGCTGCGCGACCAGACCCTGACGGTGCTGCGGCGGGGCAGCGAGCCGGCGATTCTGTCGCCCCAGGTCCGCGACCACCTGCTGCTGGGCGCCCCCCTGGTGGTGGCCAAGTCCAACCTGCGCTCAAAGGTCCATCGCCGCGGCTACATGGACTATGTGGGCGTGCGCCGGTACGGCGCCGACGGCAAGCCGTCGGGCGAGGTCCGGTTCGTGGGCCTGTTCACCGCCGAAGCCTACGAGACGCCCGCCCACGAGGTGCCGGTGATCCGCCGCAAGGTCGAGCACGTGCTCAAGGAGGCCGGCAAGGATCCTGAAGGCCACAGCGGCAAGCGCCTGCGCAACATTCTGGAGACCTGGCCGCGCGACGAGCTGTTCCAGATTTCCGAGGACGAGCTGCTGTCGATGGCCATGGGGGTGCTGCACCTCTACGACCGCCCTCGGGTGCGGCTGTTCGCCCGCAAGGACCCGTTCGACCGCTTCGTCTCGGTGCTGATGTTCGTGCCGCGTGAGCGCTACGACAGCGGCGTGCGCGAGCGGGCCGGCAAGATCCTGGCCGCGGCCTTCGATGGCCGGGTCAGCGCCTACTATCCGAGCTTCTCCGACGCGCCCCTGGCCCGCGTGCACTACGTCCTGGGCGTGACGCCGGGCAAGCACGGCGATCCGGACCTGGCGACGCTGGAAGCCGCCGTGGCTGAGACCGCCCGCACCTGGGACGACCGCTTCGAGGCCGCCGTGCGCGACGGCGGTGCGCCCGGGCGGGTCGTGGAAACCCTGGCTCGCTGGCAGAACGCCTTTCCGCCCGGCTATCGCGACCAGTACGACGCGGCCGAGGCCCTGGCCGACCTGGCCGTGGTCGACGACCTGGGCGCCGACGAGGCGGTGCGGGTCCGCGCCTTCCGCCTGGCCGACGACGACAAGCTGACCTTCCGCTTCAAGCTCTATCGCCCCGGCGCCGCCGCGCCCCTCGCCGACGTGTTGCCGATCCTCGAGCACATGGGCCTGAAGGCGCTGATCGAGGACGGGTTCAAGCTGACGCCGGCCGGCGACGCCCACGCCAAGGTCTGGGTCCACGAGTTCACCCTGCGCGACGAGCGCGGCGAGCACCTGTCGTTCGACGACGTCAAGGCCGCCTTCGAGGCCGCCTTCGTCGCCATCTGGACGGGCCGCGCCGAGAGCGACGGCTTCAATCGGCTGGTGCTGGAACTGGGCGTCGGCTGGCGCGAGGCCGCCCTGGTCCGCGCCCTGGCCCGCTATCGCCAGCAGACGGGCCTGGATCCCAGCCAGGGCGTACAGGAGCAGGCCCTGTCGGACAACCCGGGCGTCACTCGCCTGATCCTCGACCTGTTTCGCATCAAGTTCGACCCGGCCGTGCACGCCGACCTCGCCGCTCGCCGCGAGCAGGCCAAGGCGGTGGAGGCCAGCATCAACGAGGCCCTGCAGGCGGTCGAGAGCCTGGACGCCGACCGGGTCCTGCGCCGCATCGCCGCCCTGATCGGCGCCACCCAGCGGACCAACTTCTTCCAGCTCGGCCCCGACGGCGAGCCCAAGCCCTACATCAGCTACAAGATCGCCTCGCGCGAGCTGGAGGACCTGCCGGCCCCCAAGCCCTATCGCGAGATCTACGTCTCGGCCCCGCATGTCGAGGGCGTGCACCTGCGGTTCGGGCCGGTCGCGCGGGGCGGCCTGCGCTGGTCTGATCGCCGCGACGACTTCCGCACCGAGGTGCTGGGCCTGGTCAAGGCCCAGCAGGTCAAGAACGCGGTCATCGTGCCGGTCGGCTCCAAGGGCGGCTTCTATCCGAAGAACCTGCCGCGCGGCGGCGACCGCGACGCCATCCAGGCCGAGGCGATCCGCGCCTACAAGACCTTCCTGTCGGGCCTGCTGGACATCACCGACAACATCGACGCCGACAACCGGATCGTGCCGCCGGCCGGGGTGGTCGTCCATGACGCCGAAGATCCCTACCTGGTCGTCGCGGCCGACAAGGGTACGGCCACCTTCTCCGACATCGCCAATGGCGTGGCCGAGGACTACGGGTTCTGGCTGGGCGACGCCTTCGCCTCGGGCGGCTCGGTCGGCTACGATCACAAGGTGATGGGCATCACCGCCCGCGGCGCCTGGGAAGCGGTCAAGCGCCACTTCCGCGAGCTGGGCAAGGACATCCAGACCGAGCCGTTCACCGCCGTCGGCGTCGGCGACATGAGCGGCGACGTGTTCGGCAACGGCATGCTGCTGTCCAAGCAGACCCGCCTGCTGGCCGCCTTCGACCATCGCCACATCTTCCTGGATCCCGATCCGGATCCGGCCAAGTCGTGGGCCGAGCGCGACCGGATGTTCAAGCTGCCGCGCTCGTCCTGGGACGACTACGACAAGAGCCTGATCTCCAAGG
It encodes:
- a CDS encoding bifunctional diguanylate cyclase/phosphodiesterase, with amino-acid sequence MRLLKVLTCLTTEHDLRLVVVAGVICFAACFTAFRLYSRMRGARGVVRAAWLLLTGLVSGSGVWATHFIAMVAYSPGLKTGYSPAGTLLSLMIAVLFMAGGFAVASAQRSRTNDLAGGLILGVGVAAMHYTGMSAFVTQGFVQWEQATIAASVLAGVVGAAGALQLAGRARSLLRQLGGGLLLTLGICALHFIGMGAITIVPDPSIDVPDQMLSGGVLTLAVSSITGMIILGGLGAVAIESSTSRSALDRIRRLANAAYEGIVVVQDGRINDANAAFCQLVGLELDALLRAPLSDLLTLDSTASIREGERREGLLQPADGGRAIPVEVFSRLMDDGARRETSGLTVLAVRDLRERRSAEEKIRYLAEHDGLTGLPNRNSLQTRLAAALDRVEASGESLSLICIDLDHFKEANDLHGHLAGDALLVEAARRLQDSLTAPSFAARLGGDEFIVVQVAAGDQPAAAAELAGRLLEALSAPAVHEGRELAMGASLGVSLFPHDGRTAEALLANADMALYRAKEGGRGAYRFFKREMDETIRERRTLARELRQAIIDEALVVHYQPLARAADGEVCGFEALVRWNHPTRGMVPPLEFIPVAEENGLIAQLGEWVLRRACADAASWERPLRIAVNLSPLQLNQPNLPILVHEVLVQTGLSPKRLELEVTESALFKDYQRALDNLRRLKALGVRIAMDDFGTGFSSLSTLQSFPFDKIKIDKSFVENIHRHDRATVIVRAVLGLGRSLDIPCVAEGVETQEQIDFLRGEDCAELQGYAIGRPAAVDTLSAWTLASNAAASPPSVVADEKARRRKRA
- a CDS encoding AI-2E family transporter, with translation MSIPASITGRNALVFLAVIAGGATLYWMRGILTPLAMAVFLAVMIDSFARVLVERLPRFPRNLALPAAIFLSIAMFAAAVWVVTANGASFVGQIRDYAPRLNEVIAKVASLVGIKVAPTIGDLINQLNPSKYAGAAAQSLQNFASNAILVLIYLGFIIASRRGFSRKIVALYPHHAERDGAVQLFQRIRNGVEQYLWIQTVTGLMIAAAAWVVMMLLRLDNALFWAFLIFVAAYIPIIGGAVGCILPPLFALVQFPDSFVPAAILFLALQGIFFVVGNVIYPRMQGESLNIDPTVVLLSLAVWGALWGVTGMFLSTPLTVALMLIMAQFDGTRWIAILLSEDGDPSGSGLDRKPPGGPAKAPPEKKIGAAPTSRQKSTKGA
- a CDS encoding metallophosphoesterase family protein; this encodes MIGNWLARRKSSNAGPIASVPPDTLVWTVGDIHGRLDLLRPLLSAVLEDFARSAQTRKVLIFLGDYVDRGPDSQGVIELLCRLADGGPVETIFLRGNHEDRMAAFLEDPGIGPTWCDYGGREALRSYGVTAPADRADKDAWAVASADFNAAVSDRHRAFLRDLKLSASVGDYFFVHAGVRPGVPLGQQSSHDMMWIRQSFLDDSRAFEKIIVHGHTPTDDIQSDHRRIGLDTGAYATGVLTAVRLEGEERAALQTAMTGSGVELWRSEIETTKGAKRSAR
- a CDS encoding polysaccharide biosynthesis/export family protein, with the translated sequence MVSTVGKRISIMRHFLRLCAMSLVVAFGGVACAQTPAAPAATVSAAASPDATVRTVPEYRLGVADKVRVNVFGEEALTGEFLVGGGGKVSLPLIGEVQAAGLTISQFQQEISNELRKGYIKEPRVSAEVLNYRPFYILGEVNKPGEYPYTNNLTVLNAVATAEGFTYRANKRSVFIKRAEDPAEQSYPLTPLTKVAPGDTIRIGERYF
- a CDS encoding helicase HerA-like domain-containing protein, translated to MTLTIGDGEILIGLAQEGAAAGPVTQRLDRSNRHGVVAGATGTGKTVTLQVMAQAFSDAGVPVFAADVKGDLSGVGAIGVPNDKMLARAASMGLTLTPSAPPVVFWDLFGQKGHPIRTTISEMGPLLLSRLLELNDVQEGVLTVVFHVADQDGLLLLDLKDLQAALKYVADHAAEIGTQYGNVSPATVGAIQRKLLTLQSQGAENFFGEPALKLADLMRTDVAGRGYVNLLAADKLIQSPKLYSTFLLWLLSELFEELPEVGDPEKPKLVFFFDEAHLLFNDAEKPLLEKIEQVVRLIRSKGVGIYFVTQNPADIPDAVLGQLGARVQHALRAYTPADQKGLKAAAQSFRVNPAFDTAETIQALGVGEALISTLDAKGAPCVVQKTLIRPPASRLGPLTPEERAALIAKSPVAGLYDTSLDRASAYETLQGRAAQAQQQADTAAAQAEAERQRAAAEKVREREEARESRAAPRPRASNRQSMGEAFATSLLRTIANQAGREIMRGLMGGMSRRR